The Candidatus Glassbacteria bacterium genomic interval TGAAGACGAAAATCAGGGCCAGCAGGAACGATGAAAGCAGGCCGGGGACCCAGAGCAGCACGGTAATCAACAGCAGCGAGCACAGCCCCAGTATGCTGAGCTTGAATGCGGGTTTGAATATCAGCGGATGGGAATCTTTGCTGTCCGAAATTATCATCCTCAGGCCTGTTCATCATCTGATACGCTGGAGCGGGCTTCAAGCTGCTGCTGGAGTTCCAGCAGATTTTCGTTGCAGTCGTTAAGCCGCTGGTCGGTTATCCGCAGCCGTCTGACCAGGATTTGCATCATGTTCTGCTGCAGTTTCACGCCCAGCCTGGGGCTGCGGCTGATAATCGAGATCAGTTCGCTGCGGAAGAAGCCGATCAACCGCGTGGGGGTGACAGCTACCGCGGTGGCCGAGCGCGGATGGTCGTCGATCAGGGCCAGATCGCCGAAAAAATCGCCGTTCTCCAGCATGGCGATCTCATGGTCCTCGTCGGTATTGGGTCCCAGGCAGATCCTGATCTTGCCGCTGTCGATCACGTACATCCCCGCGCCCGGTTCCCCCTCGACAAAGATCACTTCCCCCTCGTGGTAGTTGCGAAGGTAAACGATTTTTTCCACCTGGCGCATTTCAGTTTTGGAAAGGCTGGTAAATACCGGGATACGCCTCAACACGGCGGCCACTGAACGCTCGTTGGTCTCTTCATTGAAAACGTTTCCCCAAAGGGCGCTGATCCTGCTCAAAGCAGTCCTCCCTGTTCGGTTTCACGGCGAGGGCCAGGCTTTTCCGGCCTGTGAGGTGGTTTTTCAATATATTCCAGATCGGCGGGGGGCGCAATAAATTCCCGCGACAGCGTTGCGGCAGCCAAGAGGCAAAACCCTTGACATCGGACTTGCAGGGGAAATATTTGGACAGGCGGGCCCCAGCCGCCCGGAGGAGATGGAATCCACAGCCGACGGAACTCATAATCAGGAGAGCCCCATGATCAGATCAACTTTTTTCCTGGCCCTGTCGATCTGCATGATTTCTGCCGGGTGCAATCCCGGTCCCGGCGGACAGACCGGCATCCAGGGACCGCCGGCGGTTCGGCAGGCCGAGGATTTTCCCTATGAGCCCGAGCTCAGCCACACCAGGGATTTCGTGCCCACAGGGGCGCTGGAGCGGATTTCGGAGAATCTCTACCGCTACCGCGACTGCGCCAATGTATATATCGTCAAGAGCGGCGCGGCGGCCCTGCTGGTCGATTTCGGGACCGGCGACGTGCTCGGCCGGTTGGCCGGGATCGGCGTGGAAACGGTGGAGGAGGTCCTGCTGACCCACCATCACCGCGACCAGGCCCAGGGGCTGGTGGATATCGGCGGCTACGAGTTCAAGGTGACTATCCCGGAGGCAGAGGCGGTTTTTTTCGAGGATGTCGAGAATTTCTGGGACAACGTCAAGCTGCACATCAACTACGACTGCCGCTCGCACTGGAACACTCTCCGCCGCAGTATCCGCGTTGACCGGAAAGTGGCCGGCGGCGACAGTTTCGAGTGGCGGGGAATCACATTCAAGGTGGTCGATACCCGCGGCAGCTCTCATGGAGCGGTGACTTACGCGGCTGTGATCGAC includes:
- a CDS encoding cyclic nucleotide-binding domain-containing protein codes for the protein MSRISALWGNVFNEETNERSVAAVLRRIPVFTSLSKTEMRQVEKIVYLRNYHEGEVIFVEGEPGAGMYVIDSGKIRICLGPNTDEDHEIAMLENGDFFGDLALIDDHPRSATAVAVTPTRLIGFFRSELISIISRSPRLGVKLQQNMMQILVRRLRITDQRLNDCNENLLELQQQLEARSSVSDDEQA